One genomic region from Vannielia litorea encodes:
- a CDS encoding thioredoxin domain-containing protein has protein sequence MPATHTLVCPSCTAGNRLPASKLSAGPKCGSCGARLAAVKPFALDPAGLKKAVKTDTLPLLVDFWAPWCGPCRMMAPEFEKAAQALAGSARLAKVNTQDFPETSGAYAIRGIPALILFSGGREVARLAGARPAADIIAFARQHAPA, from the coding sequence ATGCCTGCCACCCACACCCTTGTCTGCCCGTCCTGCACCGCCGGAAACCGCCTTCCGGCGAGCAAGCTTTCTGCCGGTCCCAAATGTGGCAGCTGCGGCGCGCGGCTGGCCGCGGTCAAGCCCTTCGCGCTGGACCCGGCGGGCCTGAAAAAGGCCGTGAAAACAGATACATTGCCCCTGCTGGTCGATTTCTGGGCGCCCTGGTGCGGCCCCTGCCGGATGATGGCCCCGGAGTTCGAGAAGGCGGCACAGGCACTCGCGGGCAGCGCCCGTCTGGCCAAGGTGAACACGCAGGATTTCCCCGAGACCTCAGGCGCCTACGCCATCCGCGGCATCCCCGCGCTGATCCTCTTTTCCGGCGGTCGCGAGGTCGCCCGTCTCGCCGGTGCCCGCCCCGCCGCCGACATCATCGCCTTCGCCCGCCAGCACGCCCCGGCTTGA